Proteins from one Amycolatopsis benzoatilytica AK 16/65 genomic window:
- a CDS encoding DUF3060 domain-containing protein, with amino-acid sequence MQPALPSASPARANRPAPRIGAILATAGLTALLAAGCGSGEPAATPQPPAAPAAGQQSTPGGSSPAADTEEADTQEIQGQGEPLIVSEDGTSLTDNCKSRKVLVTASNVQLTLNGPCALLTVNGNGSVINIGSAQKIVTTGGGIVVRYASGSPRIVNKGGASVITQGGTATP; translated from the coding sequence ATGCAACCAGCTCTCCCCTCCGCCTCCCCGGCCCGCGCGAACCGGCCCGCCCCGCGCATCGGCGCGATCCTGGCCACGGCGGGGCTGACCGCACTGCTGGCCGCCGGCTGCGGGTCCGGCGAACCGGCCGCCACGCCGCAGCCGCCTGCCGCACCGGCCGCCGGGCAGCAGTCGACGCCGGGCGGGAGTTCGCCCGCGGCCGACACCGAGGAAGCCGACACCCAGGAGATCCAGGGCCAGGGCGAACCGCTGATCGTCAGCGAGGACGGCACGTCGCTGACCGACAACTGCAAGTCCCGCAAGGTCCTCGTGACGGCCAGCAACGTGCAGCTCACCCTCAACGGGCCGTGCGCCCTGCTGACGGTCAACGGCAACGGCTCGGTCATCAACATCGGCTCGGCGCAGAAGATCGTGACCACCGGGGGCGGCATCGTCGTGCGCTACGCCTCGGGCAGCCCGCGCATCGTCAACAAGGGCGGCGCGAGTGTCATCACCCAGGGCGGAACCGCCACCCCCTGA
- a CDS encoding AMP-binding protein — protein sequence MSPERTTRDLLQTYAAPDADATRLLCGRHPADAVAFTLVEPDLSSHDLTYGQLEKASARFAAALSAHGVRPGDRVATLMGKSAELVTALLAIWRLGAVHVPLFTAFAPPAIAQRIVGNGTRAVIVDAGQRGKLEPGADLPADPDRLIVTTGDATGADLSFQTLLAEEHPVPEPVAIGGDGTLIEIFTSGTTGTPKAVPVPLRGLAGIHSYQQFGLDQNDEDVFWNAADPGWAYGLYFALLGPLATGRRSLLLHAGFSPELTWQVLERFGVTNFTAGPTVYRALRSSGVEAPSGLRLRHCSSAGEPLTPDVVTWAEEVLGCPVRDHYGQTETGMVVGNAWQPNLIAPVKTGSMGRPLPGFAVEVLKADRDEVAEAGETGRVAIDVPASPLMPFTGYRDAPDRTAERFSSDGRWYYTGDIAARDHDGYLTFGSRDDDVILMAGYRIGPFEVESALAQHEAVAEAAVIGAPDELRGELVVAYVVLNPGTEGSDELAAELQQTVKTRLAAHVYPRRIHFVRELPKTPSGKIQRFALRGRELSTTAG from the coding sequence GTGAGCCCTGAGCGGACCACCCGCGACCTGTTGCAGACCTATGCCGCGCCGGACGCGGACGCGACCCGTTTGCTGTGCGGGCGCCACCCGGCGGACGCGGTGGCGTTCACCCTGGTCGAGCCCGACCTGAGCAGTCACGACCTGACGTACGGGCAGCTGGAGAAGGCATCCGCGCGGTTCGCCGCCGCTCTTTCCGCGCACGGAGTCCGCCCCGGCGACCGGGTCGCGACGCTGATGGGGAAGTCCGCCGAACTGGTCACCGCGCTGCTCGCGATCTGGCGGCTCGGCGCGGTGCACGTGCCGTTGTTCACCGCGTTCGCGCCGCCCGCGATCGCGCAGCGGATCGTCGGCAACGGGACCCGCGCGGTGATCGTCGACGCCGGCCAGCGCGGCAAGCTCGAACCCGGCGCGGACCTGCCCGCCGATCCGGACCGGCTGATCGTGACGACCGGCGACGCGACCGGTGCCGACTTGTCGTTCCAGACCCTGCTGGCCGAGGAGCACCCGGTGCCCGAGCCGGTCGCGATCGGCGGCGACGGGACCTTGATCGAGATCTTCACCTCCGGCACGACCGGCACGCCGAAGGCGGTGCCGGTGCCGCTGCGCGGGCTCGCCGGGATCCACTCCTACCAGCAGTTCGGCCTCGACCAGAACGACGAGGACGTCTTCTGGAACGCCGCCGACCCGGGCTGGGCGTACGGGCTGTACTTCGCGTTGCTCGGCCCGCTCGCCACCGGACGGCGCAGCCTGCTGCTGCACGCCGGGTTCAGCCCGGAGCTGACCTGGCAGGTGCTCGAACGGTTCGGCGTCACGAACTTCACCGCCGGCCCGACTGTCTACCGCGCGCTGCGCAGCTCCGGCGTGGAGGCGCCCTCCGGGCTGCGGCTGCGGCACTGCTCGTCGGCGGGGGAGCCGCTGACGCCGGACGTCGTGACCTGGGCCGAGGAGGTGCTCGGCTGCCCGGTGCGCGACCACTACGGCCAGACCGAGACCGGCATGGTGGTCGGCAACGCGTGGCAGCCGAATCTGATCGCGCCGGTCAAGACCGGGTCGATGGGACGGCCGCTGCCCGGGTTCGCCGTCGAGGTGCTGAAGGCCGACCGCGACGAGGTGGCCGAGGCCGGCGAGACCGGCCGGGTCGCGATCGACGTGCCGGCCAGTCCGCTGATGCCGTTCACCGGCTACCGCGACGCGCCGGATCGCACCGCGGAGCGCTTCAGCTCCGACGGCCGCTGGTACTACACCGGGGACATCGCCGCCCGCGACCACGACGGCTACCTGACGTTCGGCTCCCGCGACGACGACGTGATCCTGATGGCGGGCTACCGGATCGGCCCGTTCGAGGTGGAAAGCGCGCTGGCGCAGCATGAAGCAGTCGCCGAAGCCGCGGTGATCGGCGCTCCGGACGAACTGCGCGGCGAGCTGGTGGTCGCGTACGTGGTGCTGAACCCCGGCACCGAGGGCTCGGACGAACTGGCCGCCGAGCTGCAGCAGACGGTCAAGACGCGGCTGGCCGCGCATGTGTACCCGCGCCGGATCCACTTCGTGCGCGAGCTGCCGAAGACACCGAGCGGGAAGATCCAGCGCTTCGCGTTGCGCGGCCGGGAATTGAGCACCACCGCCGGCTGA
- a CDS encoding LCP family protein produces the protein MSERAKGHWAERVGVVALVAVLLGGAGYGWVELHSLLSGVTTSTVLDGRVRPAGDTNILVMGLDSRLDERGDPLPAQLYEELHAGDQQVGGYHTDVLMLLHVPADGGHPTVISIARDDLADFPGCPGGVCRGAIKEAYGYAFAAESKLLAGQGIVDRVVREQRARDAGRAAEIAAVRQFLGGVPVDHFLEVTLVAFFQLAQVVEPITVCLAEDTRDSASGADFRRGPQQISAAQALAFVRQRQDPDHDFTDLDRERRQQAFLVSVAHQLKEGRVFGDPAELGQLVSVAQRNVAVDSGLDLNALVHQAESFAGGDLTLSSLPVERFGKDERGNDVNIVDPAKVHAAAARLLGRTTPPPPAATAGPGVDVVNASGREGAAARLVKTLPSRGYRAGRVTSAHHLRHTVVRYGSGDSAAAAKLVATLGGGYDTGYDDSLAAGELKLVLGTDFRESADQVDPVPVEPASPSDEMTGGGVPCVR, from the coding sequence GTGTCCGAGCGCGCGAAGGGCCACTGGGCCGAGCGGGTCGGCGTGGTCGCGCTGGTCGCTGTCCTGCTTGGCGGAGCCGGGTACGGCTGGGTGGAGCTGCATTCGCTGCTGTCGGGAGTCACCACGTCCACTGTGCTGGACGGCCGGGTCCGGCCGGCCGGCGACACGAACATCCTCGTCATGGGGCTCGACTCCCGCCTCGACGAGCGCGGCGACCCGCTGCCCGCCCAGCTCTACGAGGAGCTGCACGCGGGCGATCAGCAGGTCGGCGGCTATCACACGGACGTGCTGATGCTCCTGCACGTCCCGGCCGACGGCGGGCATCCGACGGTCATTTCGATCGCGCGCGACGATCTGGCCGATTTCCCCGGCTGCCCCGGCGGGGTGTGCCGGGGCGCCATCAAGGAGGCTTACGGGTACGCCTTCGCCGCTGAGTCGAAACTGCTTGCCGGGCAAGGGATCGTCGACAGGGTGGTGCGGGAGCAGCGGGCGCGGGACGCCGGCCGGGCGGCGGAAATCGCCGCGGTGCGACAGTTTCTGGGCGGGGTTCCGGTCGACCACTTCCTGGAGGTGACGCTCGTCGCGTTCTTCCAGCTCGCCCAGGTCGTCGAGCCGATCACGGTCTGCCTCGCCGAAGACACCCGCGACAGCGCTTCCGGGGCGGATTTCCGTCGCGGGCCGCAGCAGATTTCCGCCGCGCAGGCGCTGGCGTTCGTGCGGCAGCGGCAAGATCCGGACCACGATTTCACCGACCTCGACCGGGAACGACGGCAGCAGGCGTTCCTCGTTTCCGTGGCGCACCAGCTGAAAGAGGGACGGGTGTTCGGCGACCCGGCGGAGCTGGGCCAGCTGGTTTCGGTCGCGCAGCGCAACGTCGCGGTCGACTCCGGTTTGGACCTCAACGCCCTGGTGCACCAGGCGGAGTCCTTCGCGGGCGGCGACCTGACTCTCTCGTCGCTTCCGGTCGAACGGTTCGGCAAGGACGAGCGCGGGAACGACGTCAACATCGTCGACCCGGCGAAAGTCCACGCCGCGGCGGCGCGGCTGCTGGGCCGCACGACTCCGCCGCCGCCCGCGGCGACCGCCGGGCCGGGGGTGGACGTGGTGAACGCGAGCGGTCGCGAAGGGGCGGCTGCCCGGCTGGTCAAGACGCTGCCATCGCGGGGCTATCGCGCCGGTCGGGTGACCAGCGCGCATCACCTGCGCCACACTGTCGTCCGCTACGGCAGCGGGGATTCCGCCGCGGCGGCCAAGCTGGTCGCCACGCTCGGCGGCGGCTACGACACCGGTTACGACGATTCGCTCGCTGCCGGGGAGCTGAAGCTGGTGCTGGGCACCGATTTCCGCGAATCGGCGGACCAGGTGGACCCGGTGCCGGTCGAGCCCGCTTCGCCGTCCGACGAAATGACCGGGGGCGGGGTTCCGTGCGTGCGGTGA